From Frateuria aurantia DSM 6220, one genomic window encodes:
- a CDS encoding efflux RND transporter permease subunit codes for MNVSRLFILRPVATALLMIALVMIGLVAMRFLPVSSLPGVDYPTIQVQTFFPGASPEVMANTVTAPLEVQLGEIPGLQQMSSTSSSGASIITLQFNLDLNLDVAQQNVQEAINAANSYLPSGLPAPPTYAKVNPADQPVMTLAITSRSMSLPQLQDAANTRLGSKIAEVSGVGLVTPAGGHVPAIRVEVDIHKLAGYGLNIDDIRTTLANVNVNNPKGSFDGPRLDYTINSNDQIQDPEDYLDTVIAYSKGSPVYLRDVGTVSLAAQDKEQGAWFNLTPAIILNVQRQPGANVIATVDQIKRELPTLLASLPAGMKVQVVSDATGMIRASVSDAVFELVLAIVLVVLVIFVFLRNLPATLIPSISVPVSLIGTLALMYQLGYSIDNLSLMALIIATGFVVDDSIVMIENIVRYLEEGRSPMEAALEGAGQIGFTILSLTVSLIAVLIPLLFMGGVIGRLFSEFAMTLAITIVLSGVVSLTLVPMLCARILRPEAGRRPSRFERLSEAGFDKVLQWYRRGLEQVLRHQRLTLLVFAASLVLTAWLYAAIPKGLFPVQDAGVIQGISVADTSVSYATMTEHQQALAERILKDPDVAGLTSYVGIDGTNSTLNQGRFLIQLKARNLRHLSAVQIARRIGNDVADIPGIKLYLQPEQDLTLATQVSPGQYQFVLRGPSQQAFDRYVPALLDKLRKIPSLVDVSSDLDISGQSVDVEVNRTLAARFGITPATIDNALYDALGQRIVSTIFDQSNQYRVILVAQPKSLPTIASLGKLYLPSATSSDNGQVQLSRIARITVVKSPLAIHHLSQFPAVTVSFNLASGASLSTAVDQVQQALHDIHLPMSITASFQGAAQAFEDSLSSEIYLLMAALIAVYIVLGVLYESFIHPVTILSTLPSAGIGALLALMIAGSDLDVIGIIGIVLLIGIVKKNAIMIVDFALEAERIGGKAPTEAIFQACLLRFRPILMTTLAAMLGALPMLLGTGTGSELRRPLGLAIIGGLTLSQLLTLFTTPVIYLAFDRLALRLRGRGINQAPESGA; via the coding sequence ATGAATGTCTCACGCCTGTTCATCCTGCGGCCGGTGGCCACCGCGCTGCTGATGATCGCCCTGGTGATGATCGGGCTGGTCGCCATGCGATTTCTGCCGGTCTCCTCGCTGCCCGGCGTCGACTATCCCACCATCCAGGTCCAGACCTTCTTCCCCGGAGCCAGTCCCGAGGTCATGGCCAATACCGTGACCGCGCCGCTGGAAGTGCAGCTCGGCGAGATCCCCGGACTGCAGCAGATGAGCTCGACCAGTTCATCGGGCGCCTCCATCATCACCTTGCAGTTCAATCTGGACCTCAATCTGGACGTTGCCCAGCAGAATGTCCAGGAGGCAATCAACGCCGCCAACAGCTACCTGCCCTCGGGTCTGCCCGCACCACCGACATACGCCAAGGTCAATCCGGCCGACCAGCCCGTCATGACGCTGGCCATCACCTCCCGGTCGATGTCGCTGCCCCAGTTGCAGGATGCCGCCAATACGCGGCTGGGCTCGAAGATCGCCGAGGTATCTGGCGTGGGCCTGGTCACGCCCGCCGGCGGTCACGTGCCCGCCATCCGGGTCGAGGTCGATATCCACAAGCTGGCAGGCTACGGCCTGAACATCGATGACATCCGCACCACCCTGGCCAATGTCAACGTCAACAATCCCAAGGGCAGCTTCGATGGCCCCAGGCTGGACTACACCATCAACAGCAACGACCAGATCCAGGATCCCGAGGATTATCTGGACACCGTCATTGCCTACAGCAAAGGCTCGCCGGTCTATCTGCGGGATGTGGGCACGGTCAGCCTGGCAGCCCAGGACAAGGAGCAAGGCGCCTGGTTCAACCTGACGCCGGCCATCATCCTGAATGTGCAGCGCCAGCCCGGTGCCAACGTGATCGCCACCGTCGACCAGATCAAGCGGGAACTGCCGACCCTGCTGGCCAGCCTTCCGGCCGGGATGAAAGTACAGGTCGTCTCCGATGCCACCGGCATGATCCGCGCCTCGGTATCCGATGCGGTGTTCGAACTGGTACTGGCCATCGTTCTGGTGGTGCTGGTGATCTTCGTGTTCCTCCGCAATCTGCCGGCCACCCTGATTCCCAGCATTTCGGTGCCCGTGTCACTGATCGGCACCCTGGCCCTGATGTATCAGCTCGGCTATTCCATCGACAACTTGTCATTGATGGCGCTGATCATTGCCACCGGCTTCGTGGTCGATGACTCCATCGTGATGATCGAGAACATCGTCCGTTATCTGGAAGAAGGCCGCAGCCCCATGGAGGCCGCCCTGGAGGGTGCCGGCCAGATCGGCTTCACCATCCTGTCGCTGACCGTTTCGCTGATCGCGGTCCTGATCCCCTTGCTGTTCATGGGCGGGGTCATCGGACGGCTGTTCAGCGAATTCGCCATGACCCTTGCCATCACCATCGTGCTGTCCGGAGTCGTTTCCCTGACCCTGGTGCCGATGCTCTGTGCTCGCATCCTGCGCCCGGAAGCAGGCCGCCGGCCAAGCCGTTTCGAGCGGCTCAGCGAAGCCGGTTTCGACAAGGTCCTGCAGTGGTACCGCCGCGGTCTGGAACAGGTCCTGCGCCACCAGCGGCTGACCCTGCTGGTGTTTGCCGCCAGCCTGGTGCTCACTGCATGGCTCTATGCGGCGATTCCCAAAGGCCTGTTCCCAGTCCAGGACGCAGGCGTGATCCAGGGCATCAGCGTGGCCGACACCTCGGTGTCCTATGCCACCATGACCGAACACCAGCAAGCCCTGGCCGAGCGCATTCTCAAGGACCCGGACGTGGCCGGTCTGACCTCCTATGTCGGCATCGACGGCACCAACAGCACGCTCAATCAGGGTCGCTTTCTGATCCAGCTCAAGGCCCGGAACCTGCGTCACCTGAGTGCCGTCCAGATCGCCCGGCGGATCGGCAACGACGTCGCCGACATCCCCGGCATCAAGCTCTATCTGCAGCCTGAGCAGGATCTGACGCTGGCTACCCAGGTGTCACCCGGCCAGTATCAGTTCGTGCTGCGCGGACCGAGCCAGCAGGCCTTCGACCGCTATGTGCCCGCATTGCTCGACAAGCTGCGCAAGATTCCCAGTCTGGTTGATGTCAGCAGCGATCTGGACATCAGTGGCCAAAGCGTCGACGTCGAAGTCAACCGCACCCTGGCCGCCCGCTTCGGCATCACCCCGGCCACCATCGACAATGCGCTTTACGACGCCCTGGGGCAGCGCATCGTCTCCACCATTTTTGATCAGTCCAACCAGTACCGGGTCATTCTGGTGGCGCAGCCCAAAAGCCTGCCGACCATCGCATCGCTGGGCAAGCTGTACCTGCCCAGCGCCACGTCCAGCGACAATGGCCAGGTCCAGCTGTCCAGGATCGCCCGGATCACGGTGGTCAAATCGCCGTTGGCGATCCACCATCTTTCGCAATTTCCGGCCGTGACCGTCTCCTTCAATCTGGCCAGCGGCGCCTCCTTGAGCACGGCCGTCGATCAGGTACAGCAGGCACTGCACGACATCCACCTGCCCATGTCGATCACCGCCTCGTTCCAGGGAGCCGCCCAGGCCTTCGAGGATTCATTGTCCAGCGAGATCTACCTGCTGATGGCCGCACTTATAGCCGTCTATATAGTTCTTGGCGTGTTGTACGAGAGTTTCATCCACCCGGTCACGATTCTCTCCACCCTGCCCTCTGCCGGCATCGGTGCCCTGCTGGCCTTGATGATCGCCGGCAGCGATCTGGACGTGATCGGCATCATCGGCATCGTGCTGCTGATCGGCATCGTCAAGAAAAACGCCATCATGATCGTCGACTTCGCGCTGGAAGCCGAACGCATCGGCGGCAAGGCCCCGACCGAGGCCATTTTCCAGGCCTGCCTGCTGCGCTTCCGGCCGATTCTGATGACGACACTGGCCGCCATGCTGGGTGCGCTGCCCATGTTGCTGGGCACCGGCACCGGTTCGGAGCTGCGCCGCCCGCTGGGCCTGGCGATCATCGGCGGCCTGACCTTGAGTCAGCTGCTGACACTGTTCACCACACCGGTGATCTATCTGGCCTTTGACCGCCTGGCTCTTCGTCTGCGGGGACGCGGCATCAACCAGGCACCGGAATCCGGCGCATGA
- a CDS encoding efflux RND transporter periplasmic adaptor subunit encodes MLVLVVLVTVHVFDNRAKPQHAEPDTIVGASTARLGRMPVDIDGLLGTVTPVATVTVLPQLSGYLTKVGYQEGQEVKKGQFLAQIDPRQYEIGKRQAEASLARDRAALAAARSDLARYRQLHGRHSIAEQTYVDQLYTVRQDEATVKNDQAAIDQYTLDLEYCHITAPVAGRVGLRLVDPGNYVTAASTTGIVVITSTHPTTVEFPVPQNAMPEVLQRFRAGQTITVSAYDSNNDRKLADGTLYSIGNQMDTSTGTVTLRARFPNENDELFPEAFVNIVMHVDTLQQAVLIPTAAIQTGAPGDFVYLIRPDMTVAVHPVTLGPGNGTDTVVSSGLKAGDQVVTDGVDRLSDGARIRLKRSHARPAVPASTAAAPSASKS; translated from the coding sequence ATGCTGGTACTGGTTGTCCTGGTGACCGTGCATGTCTTCGACAACCGCGCCAAGCCGCAGCATGCCGAACCGGACACCATCGTCGGCGCCAGCACCGCCAGGCTCGGCCGCATGCCCGTCGACATCGATGGCCTGCTGGGCACCGTGACACCGGTGGCCACCGTGACCGTGCTGCCGCAGCTGAGCGGGTATCTGACCAAGGTCGGCTATCAGGAAGGGCAGGAAGTGAAGAAAGGCCAGTTTCTGGCACAGATCGATCCGCGTCAGTATGAAATCGGCAAACGCCAGGCCGAAGCCAGCCTGGCCAGAGACCGTGCCGCCCTGGCCGCCGCCAGAAGTGATCTGGCTCGTTATCGCCAGCTCCATGGCCGACACTCCATCGCCGAACAGACCTACGTCGACCAGCTCTATACGGTGCGACAGGACGAGGCGACCGTCAAAAATGACCAGGCGGCCATCGACCAGTACACGCTGGATCTGGAATATTGCCATATCACCGCGCCGGTGGCAGGACGGGTCGGTCTGCGGCTGGTGGATCCAGGCAATTACGTCACGGCCGCCAGCACCACCGGCATCGTGGTCATCACCTCGACCCATCCGACGACGGTCGAGTTTCCGGTACCCCAGAATGCCATGCCCGAAGTGCTTCAGCGCTTTCGCGCCGGCCAGACCATCACGGTCAGTGCCTACGACAGCAACAATGACCGCAAACTGGCCGACGGCACGCTCTACTCCATCGGCAACCAGATGGACACCAGCACCGGCACCGTCACCCTTCGAGCCCGTTTCCCCAACGAGAACGATGAGCTGTTCCCCGAGGCGTTCGTCAATATCGTCATGCACGTCGATACGCTGCAGCAGGCGGTGCTGATCCCCACTGCCGCGATCCAGACCGGCGCACCCGGCGACTTCGTGTATCTGATCCGTCCCGACATGACCGTGGCGGTGCATCCAGTCACGCTGGGTCCCGGCAACGGCACCGATACGGTGGTGAGCTCCGGTCTGAAGGCGGGGGACCAGGTGGTCACCGACGGTGTCGACCGGCTCAGCGATGGTGCCCGCATCCGCCTGAAGCGGAGTCATGCACGCCCGGCGGTGCCTGCGTCAACCGCGGCCGCCCCTTCTGCCTCCAAGTCCTGA
- a CDS encoding Dyp-type peroxidase: protein MSSQAVTASLTHSAVFLVLTLTPDISDGSAVASLSEDLAGLVRAIGFRHPERKLSCVMGFGSQAWDRLFGQPRPAELHPFREIKGVHHAPSTPGDLLFHIRATQMDLCFELATQIMERLEEVAVVADEVHGFKYFDERDLLGFVDGTENPVAQEALEATLIGEEDAGFSGGSYVIVQKYLHDMKAWNRIPVEQQEKIIGRKKLSDIELDDDTKPSYAHNRLTVIEEDGEELSIVRANMPFGDIGKGEFGTYFIGYARSPSRIEKMLVNMFVGKPEGNYDRLLDVSRAVTGSLYFVPSPDFLEEASSHLAPQVG from the coding sequence ATGTCCTCTCAGGCGGTAACCGCCTCGCTGACCCATTCCGCCGTCTTTCTCGTCCTGACGCTGACGCCCGATATATCCGACGGCAGCGCCGTCGCCTCCTTGAGCGAGGATCTGGCCGGCCTGGTGCGAGCCATCGGCTTTCGCCATCCGGAGCGCAAGCTGTCCTGCGTGATGGGCTTCGGCTCCCAGGCCTGGGACCGACTGTTCGGCCAGCCCCGCCCCGCCGAGCTGCATCCTTTCCGCGAAATCAAGGGCGTCCACCACGCGCCGTCGACACCAGGCGACCTGCTGTTCCATATCCGCGCCACCCAGATGGACCTGTGCTTCGAACTGGCCACCCAGATCATGGAACGTCTTGAAGAGGTCGCCGTGGTGGCCGACGAGGTCCACGGCTTCAAATACTTCGATGAGCGTGATCTGCTGGGCTTTGTCGACGGCACCGAGAACCCGGTAGCCCAGGAAGCGCTGGAAGCCACCCTGATCGGCGAAGAGGACGCCGGTTTCAGCGGCGGCAGCTATGTGATCGTGCAGAAATACCTGCATGACATGAAGGCCTGGAACCGGATTCCCGTCGAACAGCAGGAAAAGATCATCGGTCGCAAGAAACTGTCCGATATCGAGCTGGATGACGACACCAAACCCAGTTATGCCCACAACCGGCTGACCGTCATCGAGGAAGATGGCGAGGAACTGTCCATCGTGCGTGCCAACATGCCTTTTGGCGACATCGGCAAAGGGGAATTCGGCACCTATTTCATCGGTTACGCCCGCTCGCCCTCGCGCATCGAGAAGATGCTGGTCAACATGTTCGTGGGCAAGCCGGAAGGCAATTACGACCGGCTGCTGGACGTCAGCCGCGCGGTGACCGGCTCGCTGTACTTCGTGCCGTCGCCGGACTTTCTGGAAGAAGCCTCAAGCCATCTGGCGCCGCAAGTCGGCTGA
- a CDS encoding energy transducer TonB produces the protein MIRATGISVGKWIMAALVAVTAVPVMAEGLSKADWPRDATGHPATGLVLVEARVGLQGQVIRSRVLRESGYAAFDRSALATVSHYHFTPRRVHGAGVIYDMRVPVSFRPRGGPQGTLHVSLIPMDAPRH, from the coding sequence ATGATTCGAGCAACGGGCATTTCAGTGGGCAAGTGGATCATGGCCGCCCTTGTGGCGGTGACGGCCGTTCCGGTGATGGCGGAGGGGCTTTCCAAGGCCGACTGGCCGCGGGATGCCACCGGGCATCCCGCAACGGGGCTGGTGCTGGTCGAGGCCCGGGTCGGTCTGCAGGGCCAGGTCATTCGTTCGCGGGTACTGCGTGAATCGGGGTATGCGGCTTTCGATCGGTCGGCGCTGGCCACGGTCAGTCATTACCATTTCACTCCGCGACGGGTGCATGGTGCGGGAGTGATCTACGACATGCGGGTGCCGGTCAGTTTCAGGCCACGGGGCGGTCCGCAAGGAACTCTCCATGTGAGCCTGATTCCGATGGATGCACCGCGCCACTGA
- a CDS encoding FadR/GntR family transcriptional regulator — MPESRASNLQQWLRETLGQQVLGGKWPAGGRLPSERQLAIDFGVSRASVREAIQHLVARGLLSSRRGSGIYVRPGPSAEPLPAPAAKLPSALPDSPLWRADILEFRLIFECGAARLAAVRADPAQRQGLGEWLARMQQAVAAGDVDAEAEADAGFHELLAASAHNLMIHRFHAIVINVLRPHITHNTYDASRRPSPRTRQQSLDRMQQHLDIYSAIMDRFPEQAAEAMRRHILFVGAQFVNDSPSHAFDIYRRPGANH, encoded by the coding sequence ATGCCTGAAAGCCGCGCCAGCAATCTCCAGCAATGGCTACGCGAGACCCTCGGCCAGCAGGTACTGGGCGGCAAATGGCCAGCCGGCGGGCGACTGCCTTCGGAGCGGCAGCTGGCCATCGACTTCGGCGTTTCACGCGCCAGCGTGCGCGAGGCCATCCAGCATCTGGTCGCCCGCGGCCTGCTGTCGAGCCGCCGGGGCAGCGGCATCTACGTGCGCCCGGGCCCCTCCGCCGAGCCTTTGCCGGCCCCGGCGGCCAAGCTGCCGTCAGCCCTGCCCGACTCGCCGCTGTGGCGGGCCGACATTCTGGAGTTTCGTCTGATCTTCGAATGCGGTGCCGCCCGGCTGGCGGCCGTGCGCGCCGATCCCGCCCAGCGGCAGGGGCTGGGCGAATGGCTGGCCCGCATGCAGCAGGCCGTGGCCGCCGGGGATGTCGATGCCGAGGCCGAGGCCGATGCCGGCTTCCATGAGCTGCTGGCCGCCTCGGCACACAATCTGATGATCCATCGCTTCCATGCCATCGTCATCAATGTGCTGCGTCCGCATATCACCCACAATACCTATGATGCCAGTCGCCGTCCCTCGCCAAGGACCCGGCAACAGAGCCTGGACCGGATGCAGCAACACCTGGACATCTACTCGGCCATCATGGATCGGTTCCCCGAGCAGGCCGCCGAAGCCATGCGTCGGCATATCCTGTTTGTCGGCGCGCAATTCGTGAATGACTCGCCATCACATGCCTTCGATATCTACAGAAGACCCGGGGCAAACCACTGA
- a CDS encoding UxaA family hydrolase: MSARPQVLQLNPKDNVAIAFSALMQGVKLEGFPAVTTLDPVPPAHKVAIRDIAKGEAVYRYGQIIGFATRDIQAGQHVHVQNLAIGEFSRDYAFGADLHPVTPAAEVRTFMGIRRGDGRVATRNYIGVVSTVNCSATVTKQVVRHFSAPGALAAWPNVDGVVPITHGFGCCIDTHGEGLEQLRRTLQGYVHHPNFAAVVIIGLGCEANQMAPLLLGQRDKTGADLVPLVMQELGGTRLTVEAGIKAVEALLPRADAVRREPLPIGHLSLALQCGGSDGYSGITANPALGVAVDLLVSHGGTAILSETPEIYGAEHLLTRRAVNHEVGQKIVDRIHWWEAYAKREHGSIDNNPTPGNKAGGLTTILEKSLGAVAKSGTTPLTDVLRYAEPLKTKGLVFMDAPGYDPIGATGQVACGANLVLFTTGRGSCFGAKPAPSMKIATNTPMYQRLQEDMDINAGEIMDGEVTVQQKGREIFEALIELASGRPSHSEALGLGDEEFVPWMIGAQM; encoded by the coding sequence ATGTCTGCCAGGCCCCAGGTACTGCAACTCAATCCCAAGGACAATGTCGCGATCGCTTTCAGCGCGCTGATGCAAGGCGTCAAGCTGGAAGGCTTTCCGGCCGTCACCACGCTGGATCCGGTACCGCCGGCCCACAAGGTGGCGATCCGTGACATCGCCAAGGGCGAAGCGGTGTATCGCTATGGCCAGATCATCGGTTTCGCGACCCGGGACATTCAGGCCGGCCAGCATGTCCATGTGCAGAATCTGGCCATCGGCGAGTTCAGCCGCGACTATGCCTTCGGGGCCGATCTGCACCCGGTCACGCCGGCCGCGGAAGTGCGGACCTTCATGGGCATCCGCCGGGGTGACGGCCGGGTGGCGACCCGCAATTACATCGGCGTGGTCAGCACAGTGAATTGTTCGGCCACGGTGACCAAGCAGGTGGTACGGCACTTCTCGGCACCCGGCGCGCTGGCGGCCTGGCCGAATGTCGACGGGGTGGTGCCCATCACCCACGGCTTCGGCTGTTGCATCGATACGCATGGCGAAGGTCTGGAACAGTTGCGGCGGACGCTGCAAGGTTATGTCCATCATCCCAATTTCGCGGCGGTCGTCATTATCGGGCTGGGCTGTGAAGCCAACCAGATGGCGCCCTTGCTGCTGGGGCAGCGCGACAAGACCGGTGCCGACCTGGTGCCGCTGGTGATGCAGGAACTGGGCGGCACCCGTCTCACGGTGGAAGCCGGCATCAAGGCGGTGGAAGCCTTGCTGCCCCGTGCCGATGCCGTGCGGCGCGAGCCCTTGCCGATCGGGCATCTGAGTCTGGCCTTGCAGTGCGGCGGCTCGGATGGCTATTCAGGCATCACGGCCAATCCGGCGCTGGGCGTCGCCGTCGACCTGCTGGTCAGTCATGGCGGGACTGCGATTCTTTCGGAGACGCCGGAGATCTATGGCGCGGAGCATCTGCTGACCCGGCGGGCTGTCAATCATGAGGTGGGCCAGAAGATCGTCGACCGGATCCATTGGTGGGAGGCCTATGCCAAGCGCGAACACGGCAGCATCGACAACAATCCGACACCGGGCAACAAGGCCGGCGGTCTGACCACGATTCTGGAAAAGTCCCTGGGTGCGGTGGCGAAAAGCGGCACCACGCCTCTGACCGATGTTCTGCGCTATGCCGAGCCCTTGAAGACCAAGGGGCTGGTATTCATGGATGCGCCGGGCTATGACCCGATAGGAGCTACCGGCCAGGTCGCCTGCGGGGCCAATCTGGTGCTGTTCACCACCGGGCGGGGTTCCTGTTTCGGCGCCAAGCCGGCACCTTCGATGAAGATCGCGACCAATACCCCGATGTATCAGCGTCTGCAGGAAGACATGGACATCAATGCCGGCGAGATCATGGACGGCGAGGTCACGGTGCAGCAGAAGGGACGCGAGATTTTCGAGGCGCTGATCGAGCTGGCATCGGGCCGTCCCAGCCACAGCGAGGCGCTGGGACTGGGGGACGAGGAATTCGTGCCATGGATGATCGGCGCTCAGATGTGA
- a CDS encoding 2-keto-3-deoxygluconate permease, with the protein MRIRRTIERFPGGMMVVPLLLGAGLKTLAPGLLVLGSFSTALSQGAMPILAVFFVCMGAEIRLRAAPAALRKGLAITLGKLFGGVGIGLLVAHLAPGGRIFGLSGLALIAAMTNANMGLYAALSRQYGEANDAGALALLSILEGPFLTMLALGATGLVHVPVLELLATVLPILTGMLLGALDEDLRRLLSGGGPLLIPFFAFGLGAQINLQTIWAAGLSGIVLGLATLLLGGICNLICSRLGGGGMIAGAAVSTTAGNAVATPMAIAAVDPRLSPLVLVATPQIAASTVITSLLAPVLTAAVARWETARHAATAVPPVDDASRR; encoded by the coding sequence ATGCGGATACGCAGGACGATCGAGCGTTTTCCCGGAGGCATGATGGTGGTGCCCCTGCTGTTGGGGGCCGGCCTGAAGACCCTGGCTCCCGGCTTGCTGGTGCTGGGCAGCTTTTCCACGGCGCTGAGCCAGGGCGCGATGCCGATTCTGGCGGTGTTTTTCGTATGCATGGGCGCCGAAATCCGGCTGCGCGCGGCGCCGGCGGCCTTGCGCAAGGGGCTGGCGATCACGCTGGGCAAGCTCTTCGGCGGAGTCGGCATCGGCCTGCTGGTGGCTCATCTGGCGCCGGGCGGCAGGATCTTCGGGCTGTCGGGGCTGGCGCTGATCGCCGCTATGACCAATGCCAATATGGGACTGTATGCGGCGCTGTCCAGGCAATACGGCGAGGCCAACGATGCAGGCGCGCTGGCTCTGCTGTCGATACTGGAAGGCCCGTTCCTGACCATGCTGGCGCTGGGCGCGACGGGACTGGTACATGTGCCGGTGCTGGAACTGCTGGCGACGGTGCTGCCGATCCTGACCGGCATGTTGCTGGGCGCGCTGGACGAGGACCTGCGCCGGCTGTTGTCCGGCGGCGGGCCCTTGCTGATTCCCTTTTTTGCTTTCGGGCTGGGGGCGCAGATCAATCTGCAGACGATCTGGGCGGCCGGTCTGTCCGGCATCGTGCTGGGGCTGGCGACCTTGCTGCTGGGTGGTATCTGCAATCTGATCTGTTCGCGGCTGGGCGGCGGCGGGATGATTGCCGGTGCCGCGGTGTCCACCACCGCGGGCAATGCGGTGGCGACGCCGATGGCGATTGCGGCGGTGGACCCGCGGCTGAGCCCGCTGGTCCTGGTGGCGACGCCGCAGATCGCGGCGTCCACCGTCATCACCTCCCTGCTGGCGCCGGTTCTGACGGCGGCGGTGGCACGCTGGGAAACCGCTCGTCATGCCGCGACGGCCGTGCCTCCGGTCGATGATGCGAGCCGGCGCTGA